One segment of Nomia melanderi isolate GNS246 chromosome 10, iyNomMela1, whole genome shotgun sequence DNA contains the following:
- the LOC143175006 gene encoding uncharacterized protein LOC143175006 produces the protein MLLLLMLLLLLLFLLLVLLLLLLLLLLLLLLLLVLLLLAVMLTEQRTDAANFMGRSSDVGFFPGKKRSQGVRRKKRAGEGGENSAHSRRLVRSVASPPDDLRFPFQI, from the exons ATGCTGCTTCTCCTAATGCTGCTCCTTCTACTGCTGTTTCTGCTTCTGGTGCtactgctgttgctgctgctgctgctgctgctgctgctgctgctgctggtgttGTTGCTGCTGGCGGTGATGCTCACG GAGCAACGTACCGACGCTGCTAACTTTATGGGAAGATCGAGcgatgttggatttttcccagggAAAAAACGGAGCCAAGGGGTACGGCGGAAAAAAAGGGCGGGAGAGGGAGGAGAAAACTCGGCCCACTCGCGTCGGCTTGTACGCTCTGTCGCTTCACCTCCAGACGACCTACG ctTTCCATTTCAGATATGA